The Mus caroli chromosome 1, CAROLI_EIJ_v1.1, whole genome shotgun sequence genome has a window encoding:
- the Espnl gene encoding espin-like protein isoform X2 — translation MEAQQALVASKDGDMATLEQLFEAGALKPDITDDLGAGLVHHATRAGHLDCVKFLVQRAKLPGNQQAHNGATPVHDAAATGNLAELCWLVRDAGCGLQDQDASGVSPLHLAARFGHPALVEWLLREGHAAALETLEGALPLHHAAVSGDLTCLKLLTAAHSSGVNQRTCSGASPLYLACQEGHLHLAQFLVKDCGADVRLRALDGMSSLHAAAAHGHYSLVVWLVTFTDIGLTARDNEGATALHFAARGGHTPILDRLLLMGAPIMRDSWGGTPLHDAAENGHMECCQTLLSHHVDPFLRDEDGYTAIDLAEYHGHQDCAQFLREMSRPVRVLMTPPPPPFPPPPLLAAKLSLEEERRGDSGLRSPSSTTLSPLWPAQPVPREPMACTAPLRVTTPDALQGPEVEARDSRAGLATLQLDGLPAGDLDMLVPTQDERGRPIPEWKRQVMVRKLQARLGADHPPEDQDQRQRQDSGPTAAEQATWRYSQTHQAILGPFGELLTEDDLVYLEKQINDLQLRRRCQEYESELGRLAAQLQALLPEPLVSITVNSHFLPRAPGLEDEEAPVLATELEASEEPGKAEPRGQPLPFWCSHIGRLVRSMSLLLKGMNGLAQGEEKPPSPVPQDLDKETIAGPSRSEAQREIQECGVSVRTLRGNFEFAPDLPCALNSGPCELGVRPGQCLRGCWSAPPQPRGDAMGGEPRPGDTEEASDSGISCEEAPSEAGAGPGLDLASLRKERIVMLFLGHWKKSAYTPALRTAACRTLEAQRARSRGPEAAGSPRPSSPQPSDGPRLGHLWQQRGIITHLLGTWKAIMAHVPARQLRRLSRRERGPLSPEQFLPHVDGAPVPYNSLSLDLFMLGYFQLLECDLPAEERKMRHLLCFEVFEHLGAHGWEAVRAFHKAVTDEVAAGRRTWTDGFEDIKARFFGSSQGPPWDVEPGRKLGLTPLGSLPHAALPGSGPEPAAAPRLGSDSQQSSFNSGDICGYIDRSFAFWKEKEAEMFNFGE, via the exons ATTTGAGGCTGGTGCCCTGAAACCAGACATCACTGATGATCTGGGGGCTGGCCTGGTACATCATGCCACCCGGGCTGGTCACCTGGACTGTGTCAAGTTCCTGGTACAGAGAGCCAAGCTGCCGGGCAACCAGCAGGCACACAACGGGGCCACACCAGTGCATGATGCAGCAGCCACGGGCAACCTGGCAGAGTTGTGCTGGCTGGTCCGTGATGCGGGCTGCGGGCTGCAG GACCAAGATGCCTCAGGTGTCTCCCCGCTGCACCTGGCTGCCCGGTTTGGACACCCGGCCCTGGTGGAGTGGTTACTACGTGAGGGCCATGCAGCCGCACTGGAGACGCTGGAAGGGGCCTTACCACTGCACCACGCTGCTGTAAGTGGTGATCTGACGTGTCTGAAACTCCTGACAGCGGCCCACAGCAG TGGTGTGAACCAGCGGACATGCAGTGGTGCCTCTCCACTCTACCTGGCCTGCCAAGAGGGCCACCTGCATCTGGCACAGTTCCTGGTGAAAGACTGCGGGGCCGACGTGCGCCTGAGAGCCCTGGATGGCATGAGCTCATTGCACGCTGCGGCTGCCCACGGCCACTACTCTCTAGTTGTCTGGCTG GTGACATTCACAGACATCGGCCTGACAGCACGGGATAATGAAGGAGCCACTGCCCTGCACTTTGCAGCTCGGGGGGGCCACACACCTATTCTCGACCGGCTCCTGCTCATGGGTGCCCCCATCATGAGGGACTCTTGGGGAGGGACTCCCCTGCATGATGCAGCCGAGAATGGACACATGGAG TGCTGTCAGACCCTGCTTTCCCACCACGTAGACCCCTTCCTGCGGGATGAAGATGGGTATACAGCAATAGACCTGGCAGAGTACCATGGACACCAGGACTGTGCCCAGTTCCTGCGGGAAATGTCTCGGCCG GTGCGGGTCCTgatgacacccccacccccaccatttcCACCTCCTCCACTGCTGGCTGCAAAACTCTCtctggaagaggaaagaagaggggactCGGGACTCAGGAGCCCCTCAT CTACAACTCTCAGCCCActctggcctgctcagcctgtccCAAGGGAACCGATGGCCTGCACGGCCCCTCTGAGGGTCACCACCCCAGATGCCCTTCAG GGGCCTGAGGTGGAAGCCCGGGACTCCCGTGCTGGCCTGGCCACTCTGCAGCTGGATGGCTTGCCTGCGGGAGATCTTGACATGCTGGTGCCCACACAGGACGAGCGTGGCCGGCCCATCCCTGAGTGGAAGCGGCAGGTGATGGTGCGGAAGCTACAGGCTCGCCTGGGTGCAGACCATCCTCCAGAAGACCAG gaccagaggcagaggcaggactcaGGGCCCACCGCTGCAGAACAAGCAACTTGGAGATATTCACAGACGCACCAGGCCATCCTGGGCCCCTTTGGAGAGCTGCTGACGGAGGATGATCTTGTCTACCTGGAGAAGCAGATCAACGACCTGCAGCTCCGGCGCCGCTGCCAGGAGTATGAGAGTGAGTTGGGCCGGCTGGCAGCCCAGTTGCAGGCCCTCCTGCCCGAGCCCCTCGTCAGCATCACCGTCAACAGCCACTTTCTGCCCCGGGCTCCCGGCCTGGAAGACGAGGAAGCTCCAGTCCTGGCGACTGAACTCGAAGCCTCCGAGGAGCCCGGGAAGGCCGAGCCCAGAGGGCAGCCGCTGCCCTTCTGGTGCAGCCACATCGGTCGCCTGGTGCGCAGCATGTCCCTGCTGCTGAAGGGTATGAACGGGCTGGCACAGGGTGAGGAGAAACCACCCTCACCGGTCCCGCAGGACCTAGACAAGGAGACCATTGCCGGCCCCTCCCGGAGCGAGGCCCAGCGCGAAATCCAGGAGTGCGGAGTGTCAGTTCGGACGTTGCGGGGGAACTTCGAGTTTGCCCCTGATCTGCCCTGCGCCTTGAACTCCGGTCCCTGTGAGCTGGGGGTGCGGCCTGGCCAGTGTCTGAGAGGTTGCTGGTCAGCGCCGCCACAGCCCCGAGGCGACGCGATGGGTGGGGAGCCCCGGCCAGGCGACACAGAGGAGGCCAGCGACTCGGGCATCAGCTGCGAGGAGGCCCCGTCAGAAGCCGGCGCGGGTCCAGGGCTGGACCTGGCCAGCTTGCGCAAGGAGCGCATTGTCATGCTCTTCCTCGGCCATTGGAAGAAGTCGGCCTACACGCCCGCTCTCCGGACGGCCGCCTGCAGGACCCTGGAGGCTCAGCGTGCACGATCCAGGGGCCCAGAGGCCGCGGGTAGCCCCCGGCCGTCCTCCCCGCAGCCCAGCGATGGCCCTCGGCTTGGCCACCTGTGGCAGCAGCGTGGCATCATCACACACCTGCTGGGCACCTGGAAAGCCATCATGGCGCACGTGCCCGCCCGGCAGCTGCGGAGGCTGAGCCGCAGGGAGCGTGGGCCCCTGTCCCCGGAGCAGTTCTTGCCGCACGTGGACGGGGCCCCCGTGCCCTACAACAGCCTCTCGCTGGACCTCTTCATGCTTGGCTACTTCCAGCTCCTAGAGTGCGACCTGCCAGCCGAGGAGCGCAAGATGCGCCACCTGCTGTGCTTCGAGGTTTTCGAGCATCTGGGCGCACACGGCTGGGAGGCTGTGCGAGCCTTCCATAAGGCAGTGACCGACGAGGTGGCCGCGGGTCGCCGCACCTGGACCGACGGCTTCGAGGACATCAAAGCCCGCTTCTTCGGCTCCAGCCAGGGTCCCCCCTGGGATGTGGAGCCAGGTCGCAAGCTGGGCCTGACACCACTCGGGTCCTTGCCCCACGCTGCCCTTCCTGGCAGCGGCCCCGAACCTGCGGCGGCGCCGAGGCTGGGGTCCGATTCCCAGCAGAGCAGCTTCAACAGCGGAGACATCTGTGGCTACATCGACCGCAGCTTCGCAttctggaaggagaaagaggctgAGATGTTTAACTTTGGAGAATGA
- the Espnl gene encoding espin-like protein isoform X1 codes for MEAQQALVASKDGDMATLEQLFEAGALKPDITDDLGAGLVHHATRAGHLDCVKFLVQRAKLPGNQQAHNGATPVHDAAATGNLAELCWLVRDAGCGLQDQDASGVSPLHLAARFGHPALVEWLLREGHAAALETLEGALPLHHAAVSGDLTCLKLLTAAHSSGVNQRTCSGASPLYLACQEGHLHLAQFLVKDCGADVRLRALDGMSSLHAAAAHGHYSLVVWLVTFTDIGLTARDNEGATALHFAARGGHTPILDRLLLMGAPIMRDSWGGTPLHDAAENGHMECCQTLLSHHVDPFLRDEDGYTAIDLAEYHGHQDCAQFLREMSRPVRVLMTPPPPPFPPPPLLAAKLSLEEERRGDSGLRSPSSATTLSPLWPAQPVPREPMACTAPLRVTTPDALQGPEVEARDSRAGLATLQLDGLPAGDLDMLVPTQDERGRPIPEWKRQVMVRKLQARLGADHPPEDQDQRQRQDSGPTAAEQATWRYSQTHQAILGPFGELLTEDDLVYLEKQINDLQLRRRCQEYESELGRLAAQLQALLPEPLVSITVNSHFLPRAPGLEDEEAPVLATELEASEEPGKAEPRGQPLPFWCSHIGRLVRSMSLLLKGMNGLAQGEEKPPSPVPQDLDKETIAGPSRSEAQREIQECGVSVRTLRGNFEFAPDLPCALNSGPCELGVRPGQCLRGCWSAPPQPRGDAMGGEPRPGDTEEASDSGISCEEAPSEAGAGPGLDLASLRKERIVMLFLGHWKKSAYTPALRTAACRTLEAQRARSRGPEAAGSPRPSSPQPSDGPRLGHLWQQRGIITHLLGTWKAIMAHVPARQLRRLSRRERGPLSPEQFLPHVDGAPVPYNSLSLDLFMLGYFQLLECDLPAEERKMRHLLCFEVFEHLGAHGWEAVRAFHKAVTDEVAAGRRTWTDGFEDIKARFFGSSQGPPWDVEPGRKLGLTPLGSLPHAALPGSGPEPAAAPRLGSDSQQSSFNSGDICGYIDRSFAFWKEKEAEMFNFGE; via the exons ATTTGAGGCTGGTGCCCTGAAACCAGACATCACTGATGATCTGGGGGCTGGCCTGGTACATCATGCCACCCGGGCTGGTCACCTGGACTGTGTCAAGTTCCTGGTACAGAGAGCCAAGCTGCCGGGCAACCAGCAGGCACACAACGGGGCCACACCAGTGCATGATGCAGCAGCCACGGGCAACCTGGCAGAGTTGTGCTGGCTGGTCCGTGATGCGGGCTGCGGGCTGCAG GACCAAGATGCCTCAGGTGTCTCCCCGCTGCACCTGGCTGCCCGGTTTGGACACCCGGCCCTGGTGGAGTGGTTACTACGTGAGGGCCATGCAGCCGCACTGGAGACGCTGGAAGGGGCCTTACCACTGCACCACGCTGCTGTAAGTGGTGATCTGACGTGTCTGAAACTCCTGACAGCGGCCCACAGCAG TGGTGTGAACCAGCGGACATGCAGTGGTGCCTCTCCACTCTACCTGGCCTGCCAAGAGGGCCACCTGCATCTGGCACAGTTCCTGGTGAAAGACTGCGGGGCCGACGTGCGCCTGAGAGCCCTGGATGGCATGAGCTCATTGCACGCTGCGGCTGCCCACGGCCACTACTCTCTAGTTGTCTGGCTG GTGACATTCACAGACATCGGCCTGACAGCACGGGATAATGAAGGAGCCACTGCCCTGCACTTTGCAGCTCGGGGGGGCCACACACCTATTCTCGACCGGCTCCTGCTCATGGGTGCCCCCATCATGAGGGACTCTTGGGGAGGGACTCCCCTGCATGATGCAGCCGAGAATGGACACATGGAG TGCTGTCAGACCCTGCTTTCCCACCACGTAGACCCCTTCCTGCGGGATGAAGATGGGTATACAGCAATAGACCTGGCAGAGTACCATGGACACCAGGACTGTGCCCAGTTCCTGCGGGAAATGTCTCGGCCG GTGCGGGTCCTgatgacacccccacccccaccatttcCACCTCCTCCACTGCTGGCTGCAAAACTCTCtctggaagaggaaagaagaggggactCGGGACTCAGGAGCCCCTCAT CAGCTACAACTCTCAGCCCActctggcctgctcagcctgtccCAAGGGAACCGATGGCCTGCACGGCCCCTCTGAGGGTCACCACCCCAGATGCCCTTCAG GGGCCTGAGGTGGAAGCCCGGGACTCCCGTGCTGGCCTGGCCACTCTGCAGCTGGATGGCTTGCCTGCGGGAGATCTTGACATGCTGGTGCCCACACAGGACGAGCGTGGCCGGCCCATCCCTGAGTGGAAGCGGCAGGTGATGGTGCGGAAGCTACAGGCTCGCCTGGGTGCAGACCATCCTCCAGAAGACCAG gaccagaggcagaggcaggactcaGGGCCCACCGCTGCAGAACAAGCAACTTGGAGATATTCACAGACGCACCAGGCCATCCTGGGCCCCTTTGGAGAGCTGCTGACGGAGGATGATCTTGTCTACCTGGAGAAGCAGATCAACGACCTGCAGCTCCGGCGCCGCTGCCAGGAGTATGAGAGTGAGTTGGGCCGGCTGGCAGCCCAGTTGCAGGCCCTCCTGCCCGAGCCCCTCGTCAGCATCACCGTCAACAGCCACTTTCTGCCCCGGGCTCCCGGCCTGGAAGACGAGGAAGCTCCAGTCCTGGCGACTGAACTCGAAGCCTCCGAGGAGCCCGGGAAGGCCGAGCCCAGAGGGCAGCCGCTGCCCTTCTGGTGCAGCCACATCGGTCGCCTGGTGCGCAGCATGTCCCTGCTGCTGAAGGGTATGAACGGGCTGGCACAGGGTGAGGAGAAACCACCCTCACCGGTCCCGCAGGACCTAGACAAGGAGACCATTGCCGGCCCCTCCCGGAGCGAGGCCCAGCGCGAAATCCAGGAGTGCGGAGTGTCAGTTCGGACGTTGCGGGGGAACTTCGAGTTTGCCCCTGATCTGCCCTGCGCCTTGAACTCCGGTCCCTGTGAGCTGGGGGTGCGGCCTGGCCAGTGTCTGAGAGGTTGCTGGTCAGCGCCGCCACAGCCCCGAGGCGACGCGATGGGTGGGGAGCCCCGGCCAGGCGACACAGAGGAGGCCAGCGACTCGGGCATCAGCTGCGAGGAGGCCCCGTCAGAAGCCGGCGCGGGTCCAGGGCTGGACCTGGCCAGCTTGCGCAAGGAGCGCATTGTCATGCTCTTCCTCGGCCATTGGAAGAAGTCGGCCTACACGCCCGCTCTCCGGACGGCCGCCTGCAGGACCCTGGAGGCTCAGCGTGCACGATCCAGGGGCCCAGAGGCCGCGGGTAGCCCCCGGCCGTCCTCCCCGCAGCCCAGCGATGGCCCTCGGCTTGGCCACCTGTGGCAGCAGCGTGGCATCATCACACACCTGCTGGGCACCTGGAAAGCCATCATGGCGCACGTGCCCGCCCGGCAGCTGCGGAGGCTGAGCCGCAGGGAGCGTGGGCCCCTGTCCCCGGAGCAGTTCTTGCCGCACGTGGACGGGGCCCCCGTGCCCTACAACAGCCTCTCGCTGGACCTCTTCATGCTTGGCTACTTCCAGCTCCTAGAGTGCGACCTGCCAGCCGAGGAGCGCAAGATGCGCCACCTGCTGTGCTTCGAGGTTTTCGAGCATCTGGGCGCACACGGCTGGGAGGCTGTGCGAGCCTTCCATAAGGCAGTGACCGACGAGGTGGCCGCGGGTCGCCGCACCTGGACCGACGGCTTCGAGGACATCAAAGCCCGCTTCTTCGGCTCCAGCCAGGGTCCCCCCTGGGATGTGGAGCCAGGTCGCAAGCTGGGCCTGACACCACTCGGGTCCTTGCCCCACGCTGCCCTTCCTGGCAGCGGCCCCGAACCTGCGGCGGCGCCGAGGCTGGGGTCCGATTCCCAGCAGAGCAGCTTCAACAGCGGAGACATCTGTGGCTACATCGACCGCAGCTTCGCAttctggaaggagaaagaggctgAGATGTTTAACTTTGGAGAATGA
- the Espnl gene encoding espin-like protein isoform X3, giving the protein MGAPIMRDSWGGTPLHDAAENGHMECCQTLLSHHVDPFLRDEDGYTAIDLAEYHGHQDCAQFLREMSRPVKPRGPCLSWGTGEVRVLMTPPPPPFPPPPLLAAKLSLEEERRGDSGLRSPSSATTLSPLWPAQPVPREPMACTAPLRVTTPDALQGPEVEARDSRAGLATLQLDGLPAGDLDMLVPTQDERGRPIPEWKRQVMVRKLQARLGADHPPEDQDQRQRQDSGPTAAEQATWRYSQTHQAILGPFGELLTEDDLVYLEKQINDLQLRRRCQEYESELGRLAAQLQALLPEPLVSITVNSHFLPRAPGLEDEEAPVLATELEASEEPGKAEPRGQPLPFWCSHIGRLVRSMSLLLKGMNGLAQGEEKPPSPVPQDLDKETIAGPSRSEAQREIQECGVSVRTLRGNFEFAPDLPCALNSGPCELGVRPGQCLRGCWSAPPQPRGDAMGGEPRPGDTEEASDSGISCEEAPSEAGAGPGLDLASLRKERIVMLFLGHWKKSAYTPALRTAACRTLEAQRARSRGPEAAGSPRPSSPQPSDGPRLGHLWQQRGIITHLLGTWKAIMAHVPARQLRRLSRRERGPLSPEQFLPHVDGAPVPYNSLSLDLFMLGYFQLLECDLPAEERKMRHLLCFEVFEHLGAHGWEAVRAFHKAVTDEVAAGRRTWTDGFEDIKARFFGSSQGPPWDVEPGRKLGLTPLGSLPHAALPGSGPEPAAAPRLGSDSQQSSFNSGDICGYIDRSFAFWKEKEAEMFNFGE; this is encoded by the exons ATGGGTGCCCCCATCATGAGGGACTCTTGGGGAGGGACTCCCCTGCATGATGCAGCCGAGAATGGACACATGGAG TGCTGTCAGACCCTGCTTTCCCACCACGTAGACCCCTTCCTGCGGGATGAAGATGGGTATACAGCAATAGACCTGGCAGAGTACCATGGACACCAGGACTGTGCCCAGTTCCTGCGGGAAATGTCTCGGCCGGTAAAGCCTCGTGGTCCCTGTCTATCCTGGGGGACTGGGGAG GTGCGGGTCCTgatgacacccccacccccaccatttcCACCTCCTCCACTGCTGGCTGCAAAACTCTCtctggaagaggaaagaagaggggactCGGGACTCAGGAGCCCCTCAT CAGCTACAACTCTCAGCCCActctggcctgctcagcctgtccCAAGGGAACCGATGGCCTGCACGGCCCCTCTGAGGGTCACCACCCCAGATGCCCTTCAG GGGCCTGAGGTGGAAGCCCGGGACTCCCGTGCTGGCCTGGCCACTCTGCAGCTGGATGGCTTGCCTGCGGGAGATCTTGACATGCTGGTGCCCACACAGGACGAGCGTGGCCGGCCCATCCCTGAGTGGAAGCGGCAGGTGATGGTGCGGAAGCTACAGGCTCGCCTGGGTGCAGACCATCCTCCAGAAGACCAG gaccagaggcagaggcaggactcaGGGCCCACCGCTGCAGAACAAGCAACTTGGAGATATTCACAGACGCACCAGGCCATCCTGGGCCCCTTTGGAGAGCTGCTGACGGAGGATGATCTTGTCTACCTGGAGAAGCAGATCAACGACCTGCAGCTCCGGCGCCGCTGCCAGGAGTATGAGAGTGAGTTGGGCCGGCTGGCAGCCCAGTTGCAGGCCCTCCTGCCCGAGCCCCTCGTCAGCATCACCGTCAACAGCCACTTTCTGCCCCGGGCTCCCGGCCTGGAAGACGAGGAAGCTCCAGTCCTGGCGACTGAACTCGAAGCCTCCGAGGAGCCCGGGAAGGCCGAGCCCAGAGGGCAGCCGCTGCCCTTCTGGTGCAGCCACATCGGTCGCCTGGTGCGCAGCATGTCCCTGCTGCTGAAGGGTATGAACGGGCTGGCACAGGGTGAGGAGAAACCACCCTCACCGGTCCCGCAGGACCTAGACAAGGAGACCATTGCCGGCCCCTCCCGGAGCGAGGCCCAGCGCGAAATCCAGGAGTGCGGAGTGTCAGTTCGGACGTTGCGGGGGAACTTCGAGTTTGCCCCTGATCTGCCCTGCGCCTTGAACTCCGGTCCCTGTGAGCTGGGGGTGCGGCCTGGCCAGTGTCTGAGAGGTTGCTGGTCAGCGCCGCCACAGCCCCGAGGCGACGCGATGGGTGGGGAGCCCCGGCCAGGCGACACAGAGGAGGCCAGCGACTCGGGCATCAGCTGCGAGGAGGCCCCGTCAGAAGCCGGCGCGGGTCCAGGGCTGGACCTGGCCAGCTTGCGCAAGGAGCGCATTGTCATGCTCTTCCTCGGCCATTGGAAGAAGTCGGCCTACACGCCCGCTCTCCGGACGGCCGCCTGCAGGACCCTGGAGGCTCAGCGTGCACGATCCAGGGGCCCAGAGGCCGCGGGTAGCCCCCGGCCGTCCTCCCCGCAGCCCAGCGATGGCCCTCGGCTTGGCCACCTGTGGCAGCAGCGTGGCATCATCACACACCTGCTGGGCACCTGGAAAGCCATCATGGCGCACGTGCCCGCCCGGCAGCTGCGGAGGCTGAGCCGCAGGGAGCGTGGGCCCCTGTCCCCGGAGCAGTTCTTGCCGCACGTGGACGGGGCCCCCGTGCCCTACAACAGCCTCTCGCTGGACCTCTTCATGCTTGGCTACTTCCAGCTCCTAGAGTGCGACCTGCCAGCCGAGGAGCGCAAGATGCGCCACCTGCTGTGCTTCGAGGTTTTCGAGCATCTGGGCGCACACGGCTGGGAGGCTGTGCGAGCCTTCCATAAGGCAGTGACCGACGAGGTGGCCGCGGGTCGCCGCACCTGGACCGACGGCTTCGAGGACATCAAAGCCCGCTTCTTCGGCTCCAGCCAGGGTCCCCCCTGGGATGTGGAGCCAGGTCGCAAGCTGGGCCTGACACCACTCGGGTCCTTGCCCCACGCTGCCCTTCCTGGCAGCGGCCCCGAACCTGCGGCGGCGCCGAGGCTGGGGTCCGATTCCCAGCAGAGCAGCTTCAACAGCGGAGACATCTGTGGCTACATCGACCGCAGCTTCGCAttctggaaggagaaagaggctgAGATGTTTAACTTTGGAGAATGA